A single region of the Eremothecium gossypii ATCC 10895 chromosome V, complete sequence genome encodes:
- the RSN1 gene encoding Rsn1p (Syntenic homolog of Saccharomyces cerevisiae YMR266W (RSN1)) — MSGVSLGRRANSTADVITVNPEVLGSAKQFVGTPVLINGVQFAAFVLAFMLLRLRLKRIYQPKSSFRLINDEKKPDPLPSGPWQWFVPLLKSSHNLIIQQAGVDGYFFIRYLYVFAAYSFVSTLWIPPLLLPLNVQGEDQKDSLDRLSLSNLGENQGKYLYAHVLVSLVYFWGLLFVIYRELTYYTAIRHVVLSSPRYAKKLSSRTVLFQSVPEQYLSETEFSKLFVGVKRIWITRAASDLGSKVAERDNVAMQLEAAATSYLRTGVLRASKLKKKTGQTITDQIADYVPAKRRPRHRLRILGKKVDTIDYTKEKLIELNEEIFKMQANHMDARPFNSVFVEFESQFYAQEAQRSLPHHMPYCLRPAYVGIRPADIIWFNMRKFWFERIAAKLIAGVSITGVIVLWAIPVGAIGIFPQKIRSAKSDPNNKWGRLVPPEPMDGILISLLPTILLYVLMMLLPIFIRRMAIFAGAPSVQHVEYYTQRAFFAFQLIQIFLIRTVSSVAYVLIKELINNPTAIMNELALKVPQASNFYLGYIVTILLSLSSSLLLQLAPLVLFYVMGLLFDSTVRKQYMRFITLPTPEWGTTFAVYTNLAVIVMAFSITSPLILPLAAVGFFAAYVGYLYSLIYVYKESPDARGIHYPRALFQTLTGVYISQIFLFLMVILRKAWGPIVIQAICLAGTILAHYNMAQAFNELIDSVPVDTMKPLDGKSETPSFKPPPRADDEDLVQELPPFPVRQYQTRTVSGDQKASSMLSEFTYEYYNKNGAPNSTVATVPLLSDGDIVPIPKAPFWKRYFLPHIYYSYRAVKTRLPEIYNLPDPDEKETDEENALAYCYPAVSAKCPCLWLPRDPYGFSKNLIAYLEDAVSASDEGAEISENGKIEVYRDVQPPETSSKPKAEKPNTEYL; from the coding sequence ATGAGTGGCGTTAGCCTCGGAAGAAGGGCAAACAGCACAGCGGACGTGATCACGGTAAATCCGGAAGTGCTTGGTTCTGCAAAGCAGTTTGTAGGAACACCTGTACTGATCAATGGCGTGCAATTCGCAGCGTTTGTGCTTGCATTTATGCTGCTTCGGCTGCGGCTGAAGCGCATATACCAGCCCAAGTCATCTTTCCGTCTGATTAACGACGAAAAGAAGCCAGATCCGCTACCTTCGGGGCCTTGGCAATGGTTTGtgccgctgctgaagaGCTCGCACAACCTAATAATTCAGCAGGCCGGGGTGGACGGCTATTTCTTCATCAGGTACCTATATGTGTTTGCGGCATACTCGTTCGTGTCGACGCTTTGGATtccgccgctgctgctgccccTAAATGTGCAGGGAGAAGACCAAAAGGACAGCCTGGATCGGCTTTCGCTATCGAATCTGGGGGAAAACCAGGGCAAATATCTTTATGCACATGTACTGGTAAGCTTGGTGTACTTCTGGGGGCTGTTGTTTGTGATCTACCGTGAACTTACGTATTATACTGCCATTCGCCACGTTGTACTTTCCTCGCCACGGTATGCAAAGAAGCTCTCCTCACGAACCGTGTTATTCCAGTCGGTACCGGAGCAGTACCTGTCCGAGACGGAATTCTCGAAACTCTTCGTCGGTGTGAAACGCATATGGATTACCCGTGCAGCAAGTGATCTTGGCTCCAAGGTTGCAGAGCGTGACAATGTGGCCATGCAGCTCGAAGCAGCAGCTACTTCATACTTGCGGACAGGGGTTCTACGTGCCTCGAAACTGAAGAAGAAGACCGGGCAGACTATCACGGATCAGATTGCAGACTATGTGCCAGCAAAGCGTCGTCCGCGGCACAGATTGCGCATACTGGGGAAGAAGGTCGACACCATCGATTATACGAAGGAGAAGCTCATTGAGCTGAACGAGGAGATCTTTAAGATGCAGGCCAACCATATGGATGCGCGGCCGTTCAATTCTGTGTTTGTAGAATTTGAGTCGCAGTTTTACGCGCAAGAGGCACAACGGTCGTTGCCACACCACATGCCCTACTGTTTGCGTCCTGCATACGTGGGAATCCGCCCAGCTGATATCATATGGTTTAACATGCGTAAGTTTTGGTTCGAAAGAATTGCTGCAAAGCTAATTGCAGGTGTATCGATTACCGGAGTCATCGTCTTGTGGGCTATACCTGTCGGTGCTATTGGTATTTTCCCACAAAAGATCAGAAGCGCGAAAAGCGACCCGAACAATAAGTGGGGCCGTTTAGTGCCACCGGAACCCATGGATGGTATCTTGATTTCGCTTCTACCCACGATTCTGTTATATGTGCTCATGATGCTGCTACCCATATTCATCAGACGAATGGCCATATTTGCGGGTGCACCATCTGTGCAGCACGTTGAATACTATACACAGCGCGCTTTTTTTGCATTCCAACTCATCCAGATCTTCCTGATTCGGACGGTCAGTTCTGTTGCTTATGTGTTGATAAAAGAGCTTATAAACAACCCCACAGCGATAATGAACGAACTGGCACTTAAAGTTCCCCAGGCATCCAACTTTTATTTGGGCTATATCGTCACCATTTTGCTCTCCTTGTCCTCAAGTTTACTGCTGCAACTTGCACCATTGGTGCTATTCTACGTGATGGGTCTACTATTCGATTCAACAGTCCGGAAGCAGTATATGCGTTTCATCACATTGCCAACACCTGAATGGGGAACTACATTCGCCGTCTATACCAACTTGGCTGTGATTGTGATGGCATTTTCGATTACTTCACCATTGATTCTTCCGCTGGCCGCTGTTGGCTTCTTTGCAGCCTATGTGGGATACCTCTACTCCCTCATTTACGTCTACAAGGAGTCGCCTGATGCTCGTGGTATCCATTACCCAAGAGCACTATTTCAAACACTGACCGGGGTGTACATCAGTCAAATTTTCTTATTTTTGATGGTCATTCTTCGCAAAGCCTGGGGTCCGATAGTTATTCAGGCAATCTGCCTGGCGGGCACTATTCTAGCGCATTATAACATGGCCCAGGCGTTCAATGAGCTGATTGATAGTGTTCCTGTAGATACAATGAAACCTCTGGATGGTAAGTCCGAGACGCCGTCTTTCAAGCCACCACCTCGTGCCGACGACGAAGATCTTGTGCAGGAACTACCACCATTTCCAGTGAGGCAATACCAAACCCGCACAGTTAGTGGGGACCAGAAGGCCAGTTCGATGCTAAGTGAATTCACTTATGAATACTATAATAAGAATGGTGCTCCGAATAGTACGGTTGCTACGGTACCGTTGCTATCCGATGGCGATATCGTCCCAATTCCCAAGGCTCCTTTCTGGAAACGCTATTTTCTTCCGCACATCTATTATTCTTATCGTGCAGTCAAAACTCGGCTTCCTGAAATATACAATCTACCAGATCCCGATGAGAAAGAGACAGACGAGGAGAATGCGTTGGCCTACTGCTACCCTGCGGTAAGTGCCAAATGTCCATGTCTGTGGCTGCCACGGGATCCGTATGGTTTCTCGAAGAACTTGATAGCATACCTTGAAGATGCCGTTTCTGCAAGTGACGAAGGTGCAGAAATATCTGAAAATGGTAAAATCGAAGTCTACCGCGATGTCCAACCACCAGAAACATCGTCAAAACCAAAAGCAGAAAAACCTAACACAGAATATCTATGA
- the CUE1 gene encoding Cue1p (Syntenic homolog of Saccharomyces cerevisiae YMR264W (CUE1) and YML101C (CUE4)), whose product MDQSSALFLALLLVLFVLVKWFIKTESHPSAQHATVDTGLSSQSTGAAGGRAQGTGAVRRRRRPVNDDMIEVVQALAPHLHSEQIRYDLERSGSVEATVERYLRGEDFPFPPGYTAPIPPESPQQDSSDPRKRSNIRADDLLQKYDVDPAEDMSAVEFHELDMDARKRFMVWRARKRMEANLQK is encoded by the coding sequence ATGGATCAATCCTCTGCACTCTTCCTAGCTttgctgctggtgctgttCGTTTTGGTGAAGTGGTTTATTAAAACCGAGTCCCACCCCTCAGCGCAGCACGCCACGGTAGACACGGGACTCTCGTCGCAGAGCACTGGCGCTgcaggcgggcgcgcgcaAGGCACAGGTGCGGTGCGCAGGCGCCGGCGTCCGGTGAATGATGACATGATTGAAGTCGTTCAGGCGCTGGCCCCCCACTTGCACTCCGAACAGATACGCTACGACTTGGAACGATCCGGGTCGGTGGAGGCGACGGTGGAGCGGTACCTGCGGGGGGAAGACTTTCCTTTCCCGCCGGGATATACAGCTCCCATCCCGCCAGAGAGCCCTCAGCAGGACAGCAGCGACCCTCGCAAGCGAAGCAACATACGTGCTGATGACCTACTGCAAAAGTATGATGTGGATCCTGCAGAGGACATGTCTGCAGTGGAGTTTCATGAGCTAGATATGGATGCGCGGAAGCGTTTTATGGTATGGCGCGCTCGTAAGCGGATGGAGGCAAATCTGCAGAAATGA
- the CAC2 gene encoding Cac2p (Syntenic homolog of Saccharomyces cerevisiae YML102W (CAC2)), giving the protein MEASSLQIYWHESQPIYSISFQPSLPGSSGAPRLVTAGGDNKARVWQLNFDSERPGKVDSIDFLSSLTQHEQAVNVARFNPSGDVLATAGDDGLLLLWKKNDTIVKEFGIDDDEFADFKESWCVVEKLRTVSTIGTSEIYDLAWSPCAKYIVTGCMDNGVRIFDIAEKTCVAHVVEHNHYVQGVVWDPQNEYIISQSADRSVHIYKIETSTEGHITGLKLHHKIMKGDLPRREEHDPRFLVRSEAKSAYLFHNETLPSFFRRLTTSPCGSILCVPTGVFKANSEGECTNQELSNAVYIYTRSSLKLRNSTPIVALPFLRKPALVVRFSPILYKIETGVEPWIQLPYKLVFAVATSTEVVIYDTVTTKPIAVVGNLHYTPLTDLSWSDSGHLLVVSSTDGFCSYISMEDSLFGEPYSSEAQRTDSLIPSTPKSNIFRNTLRSNPVNVKRKHSVGGHNDSPIKRAAKKVSPLSPVVVDEGSAPAPQPPTPSKDLKPRRRIQPVLVNDNNGGT; this is encoded by the coding sequence ATGGAGGCATCCAGCTTACAGATATATTGGCATGAATCGCAGCCCATCTACTCGATATCTTTCCAACCAAGTCTGCCTGGGAGTTCTGGGGCCCCTAGGCTGGTTACGGCGGGAGGTGATAATAAGGCACGCGTTTGGCAGCTAAACTTTGACAGCGAGCGGCCTGGAAAGGTGGATAGCATAGACTTCCTCTCTTCATTGACACAGCATGAACAGGCGGTCAACGTGGCGCGCTTTAATCCCAGCGGAGACGTTCTGGCAACCGCTGGCGACGATGGactcctgctgctgtggAAGAAGAACGACACCATTGTGAAAGAATTTGGGATTGACGATGATGAATTTGCCGATTTCAAGGAATCCTGGTGCGTAGTTGAAAAACTACGCACTGTCTCGACCATTGGCACTTCCGAAATATACGATCTGGCCTGGTCACCCTGTGCCAAGTACATTGTGACGGGCTGCATGGACAATGGCGTGCGAATCTTCGACATAGCCGAAAAGACGTGTGTTGCACATGTAGTCGAGCATAACCACTACGTTCAGGGTGTTGTGTGGGACCCTCAGAATGAATACATCATTTCGCAGTCTGCAGACCGCTCTGTTCACATATACAAGATTGAAACCAGTACAGAGGGTCACATAACTGGACTAAAACTCCATCACAAAATTATGAAAGGGGACCTTCCGCGACGCGAGGAGCATGACCCAAGATTCCTCGTGCGGTCGGAAGCCAAATCAGCGTACCTGTTCCATAACGAAACGCTCCCATCTTTTTTCCGGAGGCTCACGACCTCGCCCTGCGGCAGCATTCTCTGCGTTCCGACAGGCGTTTTCAAAGCTAATAGCGAAGGCGAATGCACGAATCAAGAACTATCCAACGCCGTATATATATACACCAGATCGTCCCTGAAGCTGCGCAATAGTACGCCCATAGTTGCGCTTCCATTCCTGAGGAAACCTGCCCTGGTAGTCAGGTTCAGTCCCATATTATACAAAATCGAGACTGGTGTCGAACCATGGATCCAGCTTCCATATAAGCTCGTGTTTGCGGTCGCGACCTCTACAGAAGTGGTGATATATGATACTGTTACCACGAAACCCATTGCAGTGGTGGGAAATTTGCATTACACCCCGCTAACGGACCTCAGCTGGTCTGACAGCGGCCACCTACTCGTCGTGTCATCAACAGACGGTTTCTGCTCCTATATCTCAATGGAGGACAGCCTATTTGGCGAGCCATACAGTTCCGAGGCACAGCGGACGGATTCTCTCATACCTTCGACTCCAAAAAGCAACATCTTCAGGAACACCCTGCGGTCCAACCCGGTCAACGTAAAGCGGAAGCACTCTGTAGGCGGCCACAACGACTCACCCATAAAGCGCGCTGCCAAAAAAGTGTCGCCGCTTTCCCCTGTGGTCGTCGATGAGGGATCTGCGCCGGCACCACAACCGCCTACTCCTAGCAAAGATCTCAAGCCTCGAAGGCGCATCCAACCCGTCCTTGTTAATGACAACAACGGCGGCACCTAG
- a CDS encoding uncharacterized protein (Syntenic homolog of Saccharomyces cerevisiae YMR265C), whose translation MLESSQSSHKVLRKWNSCAEHLNLPAEPVAAVRRLHIYDFDNTLFKSPAPNPNILAPDLVRALVNCERFSNGGWWSERRFLAAAVEEWEQRGSGADKEFWNLDVVALAHLSAKERGTVSVLMTGRREVVFSELIGELLRRPVDGECLCFNAVLLKKEGHRSTLAYKTACMKDLLDAYPALEEITIYDDRPWQLAGFRTFLNEYVTAVNNRLTPNLVHIPGEIRYLEPRKEVAIITAVVEEHNRDVDLLRNGRQKKLPGKSYFYLEKASIREVISFVGHYITIESRKRIMEHITQNFTHVFGSTNEELDQYVFDPSFIPATKLHTLPSKVMVGQFIVGRKAYTATDEAAFARYAEEFNDLKTRVYVQFRLKRFGKVDHSAFYVEVEPVPPERIVKSDSVETTAFYLGQRVGSQLQSSIHDPASFPESIEWEDIEQEVYIDTELQYNYKYHLCSFKKHRKQKHHK comes from the coding sequence ATGTTGGAAAGCTCGCAAAGCAGCCATAAGGTACTACGCAAATGGAACAGCTGTGCAGAGCACTTGAATTTGCCTGCGGAGCCTGTGGCGGCGGTGCGGCGGCTTCATATCTATGACTTCGACAATACGCTGTTCAAGTCGCCTGCACCGAACCCGAACATCCTCGCGCCCGATCTGGTGCGTGCGCTGGTGAACTGCGAGCGGTTCAGCAACGGCGGATGGTGGTCTGAGAGACGCTTCCTGGCCGCTGCGGTGGAAGAATGGGAGCAGCGTGGCAGCGGTGCGGACAAGGAGTTTTGGAATCTGGACGTGGTCGCGCTTGCGCACCTTTCGGCCAAGGAGCGCGGAACAGTGTCCGTGCTGATGACAGGGCGTCGCGAGGTGGTGTTCTCCGAGCTGATTggggagctgctgcggcgacCTGTGGACGGGGAGTGCCTGTGCTTCAACGCTGTGCTGCTGAAGAAAGAGGGCCACCGCAGCACACTAGCATACAAAACCGCCTGCATGAAGGACCTACTGGATGCATACCCGGCACTCGAGGAGATTACGATCTACGACGACCGCCCATGGCAGCTGGCCGGCTTCCGGACGTTTTTGAACGAGTATGTGACGGCTGTGAACAACCGCCTCACTCCTAATCTCGTGCATATCCCCGGGGAGATTAGGTATCTGGAGCCACGCAAGGAGGTCGCGATCATCACTGCAGTTGTAGAGGAGCATAACCGAGATGTCGACCTGCTGCGCAATGGGCGGCAAAAGAAGCTTCCCGGGAAATCGTACTTCTACCTCGAGAAAGCGTCGATCCGAGAAGTTATATCATTTGTGGGGCATTACATCACCATCGAGAGTCGGAAGCGCATCATGGAGCACATCACCCAGAACTTCACGCATGTATTTGGTTCAACCAATGAGGAGCTGGATCAGTATGTCTTTGACCCGAGCTTCATTCCCGCCACTAAGCTACACACACTGCCATCAAAAGTGATGGTAGGTCAGTTCATCGTCGGCCGCAAAGCCTACACTGCCACCGACGAGGCTGCGTTCGCAAGATACGCAGAGGAGTTCAACGACCTGAAGACCCGTGTGTACGTGCAGTTCCGGCTGAAGCGCTTCGGCAAGGTCGACCACAGTGCATTCTACGTGGAGGTAGAGCCGGTGCCGCCCGAGCGAATCGTGAAATCTGACTCTGTTGAAACAACAGCATTCTACCTGGGCCAGCGCGTGGGGTCCCAGCTGCAGTCCAGTATCCACGACCCGGCATCCTTCCCCGAGAGCATCGAGTGGGAAGACATCGAGCAGGAGGTGTACATCGATACTGAGCTACAATACAATTACAAGTACCACCTCTGTTCCTTCAAGAAGCATAGGAAGCAAAAGCATCACAAATAG
- a CDS encoding putative endodeoxyribonuclease (Syntenic homolog of Saccharomyces cerevisiae YMR262W) encodes MVPLVDSHCHVRTRRSAADVLVLAPAAGTARCLMSCNVYDWEALAAAGAVCKGFGVHPWYAHLFCLGPTCEKAAHYRAVLQARDAGELEALIAQLPPPVPLEAHIAAGMAAQPQCVGEVGLDKVFRLPAGGVYEGGGALTNVRISADHQLAVFRRMCELAAAHRLPLSVHSVRWHGKVLDVCREVLGADSRVNVCLHSYSGDTHSARRWCAEFGSRAFFGVSNALNLRDYDAALQLLRALPLDSLLTETDHTVDDTDPAALQADLFAVLHAIQDAHGLPSLDAARVAVYSNFCRFLSK; translated from the coding sequence ATGGTGCCATTGGTAGATAGCCACTGCCACGTGCGGACGCGGCGGAGCGCCGCAGACGTGCTGGTTCTTGCGCCAGCAGCGGGCACCGCCCGCTGTCTGATGTCCTGCAACGTGTACGACTGGGAGGCGCTtgcggcggccggcgccGTGTGCAAGGGGTTCGGCGTCCATCCGTGGTATGCGCATCTGTTTTGCCTGGGACCTACGTGCGAGAAGGCGGCCCACTACCGGGCGGTGCTGCAGGCGCGCGACGCGGGGGAGCTGGAGGCACTGAtcgcgcagctgccgccccccgtgccgctggaggcgcacatcgccgccggcatggccgcgcagccgcagTGCGTGGGCGAGGTTGGGCTGGATAAGGTGTTCCGGCTGCCTGCGGGCGGCGTTTAcgagggcggcggcgcgctcACCAACGTGCGCATCAGCGCAGACCACCAGCTCGCCGTATTCCGCCGTATGTGCGAGCTCGCTGCCGCGCATCGCCTGCCGCTTTCGGTGCACTCGGTGCGGTGGCACGGTAAGGTGCTGGATGTGTGCCGTGAGGTGCTGGGCGCAGACTCTCGCGTGAACGTGTGTCTGCACTCGTACTCGGGAGATACGCACTCTGCCCGCCGTTGGTGTGCCGAGTTCGGAAGCCGTGCGTTCTTTGGTGTGTCGAACGCCCTCAACCTGCGCGACTACGACGCCGCGCTGCAGTTactgcgcgcgctgccgctcgACAGCTTGCTGACCGAGACCGACCACACGGTCGACGATACCGACCCGGCGGCCCTACAGGCCGACCTGTTCGCGGTACTACATGCGATCCAGGACGCCCACGGACTTCCGTCGCtcgacgccgcgcgcgtgGCCGTGTATAGCAACTTCTGCAGATTTCTCTCTAAGTAG
- the PPA2 gene encoding inorganic diphosphatase PPA2 (Syntenic homolog of Saccharomyces cerevisiae YMR267W (PPA2)) — protein sequence MSRVVAARLQSARKAMNRLFETNTKLQNYSHRYSTVVRGAKYSQDYAQYLVLPNGETGSYFHDIPLGLDLEHREVNMVVEVPRWSNGKFEISRTEDFNPIKQDVKNGKPRFVNNIYPFKGYIHNYGAIPQTWENPAAEGLPGLNGDNDPLDCCEIGSAVFGTGEVRRVKVLGSLALIDDGELDWKVIVIDCEDPKSAELNTLDDVRRVFPRLLDDTITWFRNYKIPTGKPANKFAFDSEYQPVEKTLGVIQECHSSWKDLIDGKVQYHKLPNTTRAGKNVRMEEYKLPDAQIPPAVDIWYHV from the coding sequence ATGTCCCGAGTAGTTGCAGCCAGGTTACAGTCCGCTAGGAAGGCCATGAATCGTCTTTTCGAAACCAATACCAAATTGCAGAACTATAGTCATCGGTACTCGACTGTTGTCAGGGGAGCCAAGTACTCTCAAGATTATGCGCAGTATCTGGTACTTCCCAATGGAGAGACCGGGTCATACTTCCATGACATCCCACTAGGTTTGGATCTTGAACACCGAGAGGTGAATATGGTGGTGGAGGTACCAAGATGGTCCAACGGCAAGTTTGAGATCTCCCGAACCGAGGATTTCAATCCCATAAAGCAAGACGTAAAGAACGGAAAGCCCCGTTTTGTTAACAATATCTACCCGTTCAAAGGTTATATACATAACTACGGGGCGATTCCGCAGACGTGGGAGAACCCTGCGGCCGAGGGCTTACCGGGCCTCAATGGGGACAACGACCCGCTAGACTGCTGTGAAATCGGATCCGCCGTGTTCGGTACGGGTGAGGTTCGCAGAGTAAAGGTCCTCGGCTCGTTGGCGCTTATAGACGACGGAGAGCTCGACTGGAAAGTCATCGTGATCGACTGCGAGGATCCGAAAAGCGCGGAGCTCAACACTCTGGATGACGTCCGTCGTGTCTTCCCACGCTTGCTAGACGACACCATAACGTGGTTCCGGAACTACAAAATTCCTACTGGGAAGCCTGCAAACAAATTTGCCTTTGACAGTGAATACCAGCCAGTCGAGAAGACGCTTGGAGTGATCCAGGAGTGTCACAGTTCATGGAAAGATTTGATCGACGGCAAAGTTCAATACCACAAACTCCCAAATACTACAAGAGCAGGTAAAAATGTGCGTATGGAAGAGTACAAGCTTCCAGACGCTCAGATACCACCTGCAGTGGACATATGGTACCATGTATAA
- the SAP30 gene encoding Sap30p (Syntenic homolog of Saccharomyces cerevisiae YMR263W (SAP30)): MPPKVYNSNSESESKTRGASAHHGGAVAPGGAANTRSNGKQRLTVAQQQYLKELVRTHIHNNHEENFPLLHPLDFEAYSDDFLRRYKDHYQIPLQDNLSLQGFLLGSELGSRTYSYRRNIPSQPDSRVTKKQLADEVRRHFTASMVKETECIPAFIYKVKNSKKKFRMEFRS; this comes from the coding sequence ATGCCGCCAAAGGTGTACAATTCTAACTCGGAGTCTGAATCCAAGACGAGGGGCGCAAGTGCGCACCACGGCGGGGCAGTGGCGCCCGGCGGTGCCGCCAACACTCGCTCCAACGGCAAGCAGCGCCTGACGGTTGCGCAACAGCAGTACTTGAAGGAGCTCGTCCGCACACACATCCACAATAACCACGAGGAAAACTTTCCACTTCTGCATCCGCTTGACTTCGAGGCATACTCGGACGACTTCTTGCGGCGGTACAAGGACCACTACCAGATTCCGTTGCAGGACAACCTCTCTCTGCAGGGGTTTTTGCTGGGCTCAGAGCTTGGCTCCCGAACATACTCGTACCGGCGCAATATTCCATCGCAGCCGGACTCCCGTGTGACCAAGAAACAGCTCGCAGATGAGGTGCGGCGCCATTTCACGGCAAGCATGGTCAAGGAGACAGAGTGCATTCCAGCGTTCATCTATAAGGTTAAAAATAGTAAGAAGAAGTTCCGTATGGAGTTCCGCAGCTAG